Proteins co-encoded in one Vibrio fortis genomic window:
- the rsmH gene encoding 16S rRNA (cytosine(1402)-N(4))-methyltransferase RsmH produces MTEAFKHISVLLNESIDGLAIKPDGTYIDGTFGRGGHSRTILSKLGENGRLFSIDRDPQAIAEAQKIDDPRFTIIHGPFSGMAEYAERYNLVGQVDGVLLDLGVSSPQLDDAERGFSFMKDGPLDMRMDPTSGIPVSQWLMDADLDDITWVIREFGEDKHARRIAKGIVAYRENEENEPLTRTGQLAKLISDVAPKSFKEKKHPATRAFQAFRIYINSELEEIDTALKGAASILAPQGRLSVISFHSLEDRMVKRFIRKESQGPQVPHGLPLTEEQIKALGSADLKPVGKAIKPSKHEVDENTRSRSSVLRIAEKL; encoded by the coding sequence ATGACAGAAGCGTTCAAACATATTTCAGTATTGCTTAACGAATCAATTGACGGACTGGCGATCAAACCTGATGGTACCTACATTGACGGTACTTTTGGCCGTGGTGGTCACAGCCGTACAATCCTGTCTAAACTGGGCGAGAATGGACGACTATTTAGTATCGACCGCGATCCACAAGCGATCGCTGAAGCTCAAAAAATTGATGATCCTCGTTTTACTATCATCCATGGTCCATTCTCTGGCATGGCTGAATACGCAGAGCGTTACAACTTAGTAGGCCAAGTTGATGGCGTACTTCTCGATTTAGGCGTGTCTTCTCCGCAACTGGATGACGCAGAGCGCGGTTTCAGCTTCATGAAAGATGGACCACTGGATATGCGTATGGATCCAACATCAGGTATTCCAGTTTCTCAGTGGTTGATGGATGCTGACCTAGATGACATTACTTGGGTTATCCGCGAGTTTGGTGAAGACAAGCACGCGCGCCGCATCGCTAAAGGCATCGTTGCTTACCGTGAAAATGAAGAGAACGAGCCACTGACTCGCACGGGTCAGTTAGCCAAGCTTATCTCGGATGTTGCACCAAAGAGCTTCAAAGAGAAAAAGCACCCAGCCACTCGCGCATTCCAAGCTTTTCGTATCTACATCAACAGTGAACTGGAAGAGATTGATACTGCACTGAAAGGCGCAGCAAGCATTCTTGCTCCACAAGGTCGTCTGTCTGTTATCAGCTTCCACTCACTCGAAGATCGCATGGTGAAACGTTTTATCCGTAAAGAGAGCCAAGGTCCTCAGGTTCCTCATGGTTTGCCACTGACAGAAGAGCAGATCAAAGCGCTCGGCAGTGCTGATCTGAAGCCCGTTGGTAAAGCGATCAAACCTTCTAAACACGAGGTTGATGAAAACACTCGTTCTCGTAGCTCAGTATTACGCATTGCAGAAAAGCTGTAA
- the ftsL gene encoding cell division protein FtsL, translating into MKTAKPNLAKIIFFDLISVGRVPLLLLIAIFASAMGVVLTTHMSRQAITQKDMALVAREQLDDEWRNLMLEETALAEHSRVQASAIKELDMKRPDSDKEVVISLK; encoded by the coding sequence ATGAAGACCGCCAAGCCAAACTTAGCCAAGATTATCTTCTTTGATCTAATATCAGTGGGTCGTGTCCCACTGTTGTTGCTCATTGCTATCTTCGCGAGTGCGATGGGGGTCGTTCTTACTACACACATGTCCCGCCAAGCCATTACTCAGAAAGATATGGCTTTGGTGGCGCGTGAGCAGCTTGATGATGAGTGGCGAAATCTCATGCTTGAAGAGACTGCGCTTGCCGAACACAGCCGAGTACAAGCTTCTGCAATTAAAGAGCTTGATATGAAGCGCCCAGATTCAGACAAAGAAGTTGTGATCTCACTGAAATGA
- a CDS encoding penicillin-binding transpeptidase domain-containing protein: protein MTAKKEKASAKKAEASSSKATSGKANAVNGKDSDPILIKWRFNLVIAFVFLAFAALVSRVAYIQIIEPDNLIRQGDLRSVRVKEIPSARGIISDRNNEPLAVSVPVEAVWADPKTIFDKDGLAQIDRWYALADVLGLERQSMIDKISANKTRRFIYLQRQVSPAMAKYIRDLKLVGVGLKAESRRYYPAGEISAHLIGVTGIDGHGLEGVERSYDQWLTGEAGKRTIRKDRYGRVVENIALEEREQGKPLTLTIDQRLQAIAYREIKQAVADHRATSGSAILLDVKTGAVLAMVNAPSYNPNNRADLQSFKMRNRVLTDAMEPGSTVKPFVVLAALENGAATPDTVINTGNGIMQIGGSRVRDTSKVGKADLAMILKKSSNIGVAKLALDMPLEALLGLYSSVGLGEMSGLNLVGETTGIFPNRRRWSKFEIATLSFGYGLSVTPIQLAHAYATLANKGVYEPIHIIENNEQDFSKQIIDRDNAQLVLEMLEGVTQKGGTATRAAVPGYRVAAKTGTSRKAEAGGYSDEYIAITAGVAPVSDPRVSLVVVVNEPQGDLYYGGSVAAPVFSEIMKGALQILNVPADENKFQE from the coding sequence ATGACCGCTAAAAAGGAAAAAGCATCTGCGAAGAAAGCCGAAGCAAGCTCATCTAAAGCAACTTCTGGCAAAGCAAACGCAGTGAATGGAAAGGACTCAGATCCTATCTTGATCAAATGGCGCTTTAATTTAGTTATTGCGTTTGTCTTCCTTGCATTTGCAGCACTTGTCTCTCGTGTTGCCTACATTCAAATCATTGAACCCGATAACCTGATTCGCCAAGGTGACTTGCGTTCGGTTCGTGTCAAAGAGATCCCTTCCGCACGCGGCATTATTTCCGATAGAAACAATGAACCTTTGGCAGTCAGTGTCCCAGTTGAAGCGGTATGGGCAGATCCAAAAACTATTTTTGATAAAGACGGTTTAGCTCAGATTGACCGTTGGTATGCTTTGGCTGATGTATTAGGGCTAGAGCGTCAGTCGATGATCGACAAGATTTCAGCCAATAAAACGCGTCGTTTTATCTACCTTCAGAGACAAGTTAGCCCAGCAATGGCGAAGTATATTCGCGACCTTAAGTTGGTGGGCGTTGGCCTTAAGGCGGAATCTCGCCGCTACTATCCTGCCGGAGAGATCAGTGCGCATCTAATCGGTGTGACTGGTATTGATGGTCATGGTTTAGAAGGGGTTGAACGCAGTTACGATCAGTGGCTAACCGGCGAGGCAGGTAAGCGTACCATTCGTAAAGACCGTTATGGTCGCGTGGTAGAGAACATTGCGCTAGAAGAGCGTGAGCAAGGTAAGCCGCTCACCTTGACCATAGACCAACGTTTACAGGCGATCGCCTATCGTGAAATCAAACAAGCGGTAGCCGATCACCGCGCCACCTCGGGCTCGGCGATTCTACTTGATGTTAAAACCGGTGCGGTATTGGCGATGGTGAATGCGCCATCTTATAACCCAAACAATCGTGCCGACCTGCAAAGCTTTAAAATGCGTAACCGTGTACTAACGGACGCAATGGAGCCCGGTTCTACCGTTAAGCCATTTGTGGTACTCGCTGCCCTAGAAAATGGCGCAGCGACACCCGACACCGTGATCAATACCGGGAATGGCATCATGCAAATCGGTGGTAGTCGCGTTCGTGATACCTCCAAAGTCGGCAAGGCTGACCTAGCGATGATCCTTAAAAAGTCGAGTAACATCGGTGTGGCGAAGCTCGCTCTGGATATGCCGCTGGAGGCCTTGTTAGGGCTTTATAGTTCAGTGGGTCTAGGTGAGATGTCCGGCTTGAATCTGGTTGGTGAAACAACAGGTATCTTCCCGAATCGACGCCGTTGGTCAAAGTTTGAAATCGCCACTCTTTCTTTTGGTTATGGCCTATCCGTCACTCCTATTCAATTGGCTCACGCTTACGCAACACTGGCAAACAAAGGTGTGTATGAGCCAATCCATATTATTGAAAACAATGAGCAAGATTTTTCTAAGCAGATCATTGATAGAGATAACGCACAGCTTGTTTTAGAGATGCTTGAGGGCGTAACCCAGAAAGGCGGTACCGCCACCCGAGCGGCAGTACCCGGTTATCGTGTAGCGGCTAAAACGGGTACTTCACGTAAAGCCGAAGCGGGTGGTTATAGTGATGAATATATTGCGATCACCGCAGGCGTAGCACCAGTGAGCGATCCTCGAGTCTCACTGGTTGTAGTGGTGAATGAACCTCAGGGCGATCTCTACTACGGCGGTTCAGTAGCTGCACCCGTATTTTCGGAAATCATGAAAGGTGCGTTGCAAATCCTTAACGTGCCTGCTGACGAAAACAAGTTTCAAGAATAG
- the murE gene encoding UDP-N-acetylmuramoyl-L-alanyl-D-glutamate--2,6-diaminopimelate ligase produces MSNSLTLSSLLSPWGAFDCAELAEVEVTHLELDSRAVSSGDIFVAVIGHAVDGRRFIDKAIELGASAVIAQACEEHVHGSVELRNGVAIAYVQDLNQELSALAGRVYQSDTTQLIGVTGTNGKTTITQLIAQWLELVGQRSGVMGTTGNGFLDDLQAAKNTTGSAIEIQRTLSELSAQDAAYTAMEISSHGLVQGRVKALKFAAGVFTNLSRDHLDYHGTMEEYALAKQTLFTQHHCQHAIINADDPVGLAWLSELPDAVAVSLNPMTDRANAVWASDVAYAETGIRMDFGGAWGTGSLQVPLIGQFNASNVLVAFATLLALGIDKQQLVESAPRLQPVIGRMELFQAPQKAKVVVDYAHTPDALEKALAALRVHCSGNLWAIFGCGGDRDKGKRPMMAETAEQFADKIIISDDNPRSEDPAEIVKDMLVGLKNPQAAYVELDRYQAVKFALEQAGNNDIILLAGKGHEDYQVLKDKTVHYSDRESALQLLGIHND; encoded by the coding sequence ATGAGTAATAGCCTAACACTATCTAGCTTACTGAGCCCTTGGGGGGCATTTGACTGCGCCGAGTTGGCGGAAGTGGAAGTCACGCACTTAGAGTTAGATAGCCGAGCTGTAAGTTCGGGAGACATTTTCGTTGCTGTTATTGGCCATGCCGTTGATGGACGCCGTTTTATCGATAAAGCCATCGAGTTAGGTGCCAGCGCGGTCATTGCTCAAGCGTGCGAAGAGCATGTTCATGGCAGTGTTGAGTTACGTAATGGCGTCGCTATCGCTTATGTCCAAGATCTGAATCAAGAGCTCTCTGCTCTGGCAGGTCGTGTTTATCAGTCTGACACTACTCAGCTGATTGGCGTGACAGGCACCAATGGCAAAACCACGATTACTCAGCTCATCGCTCAATGGCTTGAGTTAGTTGGTCAGCGTTCTGGTGTTATGGGCACGACAGGTAATGGCTTTCTTGACGACCTGCAAGCCGCAAAAAATACAACGGGTAGCGCGATTGAAATCCAACGTACTTTGAGTGAATTATCGGCTCAAGATGCGGCCTATACTGCAATGGAAATTTCATCTCATGGTCTGGTTCAGGGGCGCGTAAAAGCCCTTAAGTTTGCCGCGGGTGTGTTTACCAACCTTAGTCGAGACCACCTTGACTATCATGGCACGATGGAAGAGTACGCGTTAGCCAAGCAGACTCTGTTTACCCAACATCACTGCCAGCACGCCATCATTAATGCCGACGATCCAGTGGGTTTGGCGTGGTTATCTGAATTACCCGATGCAGTTGCAGTGTCGCTAAATCCTATGACTGATCGCGCCAACGCAGTGTGGGCCTCAGACGTGGCATATGCTGAAACAGGGATTCGCATGGATTTCGGTGGTGCGTGGGGCACGGGTTCACTGCAGGTACCTTTGATCGGTCAATTTAATGCCTCAAATGTGTTAGTGGCGTTCGCGACACTGCTTGCTTTGGGTATTGACAAACAACAACTGGTTGAGAGCGCGCCAAGATTACAACCTGTAATTGGCCGCATGGAGTTATTCCAAGCGCCTCAAAAAGCGAAGGTTGTGGTCGATTATGCACATACGCCTGATGCACTTGAAAAAGCATTAGCAGCATTGCGCGTACACTGCTCTGGAAACTTATGGGCGATTTTTGGCTGCGGTGGCGATCGAGATAAAGGCAAGCGTCCAATGATGGCGGAGACGGCGGAACAGTTCGCCGACAAGATTATTATCTCTGATGATAACCCTCGCAGCGAAGATCCGGCTGAAATCGTTAAAGACATGCTAGTGGGTCTCAAAAATCCTCAGGCTGCCTACGTTGAGCTCGACCGTTATCAAGCGGTGAAATTTGCACTAGAGCAAGCTGGCAACAATGACATTATCCTACTGGCTGGCAAAGGCCATGAGGATTACCAAGTATTAAAAGATAAAACTGTGCACTATTCTGATCGAGAGTCCGCACTGCAATTATTAGGTATTCACAATGATTGA
- the murF gene encoding UDP-N-acetylmuramoyl-tripeptide--D-alanyl-D-alanine ligase: MIDVSLEQVSQAVNGELIESSEVGKASMIRSVSTDTRTVQSGALFVALVGERFDAHDFCHQAVEAQASALLVERKLDLNITQVVVEDTKLALGQLSAWIHAQCEVPTMAITGSCGKTTVKEMVASILQQRGKVLFTAGNFNNDIGVPLTLLRSEPSDDFAVIELGANHIGEIAYTTQLVKPQVAVVNNVAAAHLEGFGSIDGVKQAKGEIYQGLAAGDTAIVNLESNGGEYWEEVLADKSALTFSDVNPQADYFADNVELNEQGEACFMMHTPQGDIAVELGIIGQHNVANALSAAALSIQFGASLNDIQTGLKNLNSVKGRVEVQQLSEQIKLIDDSYNASVPAMKAAAKLLSSFKGQRWLILGNMAELGDESLALHRQVGEYAAPFAFEHVLTYGDDTKVISEVCNGIHFATHQAMIAHIEQQLSLPNNASHTLLVKGANSAGMSKIAAALKENFS, translated from the coding sequence ATGATTGATGTATCACTAGAACAGGTCAGTCAGGCCGTTAATGGTGAGCTAATTGAATCATCGGAAGTTGGAAAGGCCTCCATGATTCGTTCCGTATCTACAGATACGCGTACCGTTCAAAGTGGGGCGTTGTTTGTCGCTCTGGTCGGTGAGCGATTTGATGCGCACGATTTTTGTCATCAAGCAGTAGAAGCACAAGCGAGCGCGCTGTTAGTCGAACGAAAACTTGACCTAAATATTACTCAAGTCGTTGTTGAGGATACTAAACTTGCTTTGGGTCAGTTGAGTGCATGGATTCATGCTCAATGTGAAGTGCCAACGATGGCTATTACTGGCAGTTGTGGCAAAACCACCGTCAAAGAGATGGTGGCAAGCATTCTACAACAACGCGGTAAGGTTTTATTTACTGCAGGCAACTTCAATAATGACATTGGGGTACCGCTGACATTACTGCGCAGTGAGCCAAGTGATGACTTTGCTGTGATTGAGCTTGGTGCTAACCACATCGGTGAAATTGCTTACACAACGCAGTTGGTTAAGCCTCAAGTGGCTGTGGTGAACAACGTTGCTGCAGCACACCTCGAAGGCTTTGGCTCGATAGATGGTGTGAAGCAAGCCAAAGGTGAAATCTACCAAGGCCTCGCTGCTGGTGATACGGCTATCGTCAATTTAGAGAGTAATGGTGGCGAGTATTGGGAAGAGGTCTTGGCTGATAAGTCCGCGCTGACTTTCTCGGACGTTAACCCTCAAGCTGACTACTTTGCCGACAACGTTGAGCTTAATGAGCAAGGCGAAGCCTGTTTCATGATGCACACGCCGCAAGGTGATATTGCCGTTGAGCTGGGTATTATCGGCCAACACAATGTGGCAAATGCGCTTTCTGCCGCCGCATTAAGCATTCAGTTTGGTGCAAGCCTGAACGACATCCAAACGGGATTGAAAAACTTAAACTCAGTGAAGGGCCGTGTTGAGGTTCAACAACTGAGTGAACAAATTAAGCTAATTGATGACAGCTATAACGCCAGCGTACCTGCGATGAAGGCTGCGGCAAAACTGTTATCTAGCTTTAAAGGGCAGCGTTGGCTGATTTTAGGCAATATGGCTGAATTAGGTGATGAAAGCCTTGCACTTCACCGTCAAGTCGGTGAATATGCTGCCCCATTCGCTTTTGAGCATGTACTCACTTACGGTGATGATACAAAGGTGATCAGTGAGGTCTGCAACGGCATTCACTTCGCCACGCATCAAGCGATGATCGCACATATAGAGCAGCAGTTAAGCTTGCCAAATAATGCGTCGCACACACTGTTAGTTAAAGGCGCAAACAGTGCAGGAATGAGTAAAATTGCCGCTGCTTTAAAGGAGAACTTTTCATGA
- the mraY gene encoding phospho-N-acetylmuramoyl-pentapeptide-transferase, whose protein sequence is MIIWLAELLQPHFSFFRLFEYLSFRAIASILTALCLSLWMGPRLIERLQLLQIGQVVRNDGPESHFSKRGTPTMGGVMILAAIMITVLLWADLSNPYVWAVMAVLGGYGAVGFVDDYRKVVRKNTDGLIARWKYFWQSAIALVVAFALYAHGQDTAATQLVVPFFKDVMPQLGLLYIVLTYFVIVGTSNAVNLTDGLDGLAIMPTVMVAAGFAVIAWATGNVNFAEYLHIPYIPFTSELVVVCTAIVGAGLGFLWFNTYPAQVFMGDVGSLALGGALGTIAVLVRQELVLVIMGGVFVMETLSVILQVGSYKLRGQRIFRMAPIHHHYELKGWPEPRVIVRFWIISMVLVLIGLATLKVR, encoded by the coding sequence ATGATTATTTGGCTTGCAGAGCTGCTACAGCCACACTTTTCGTTTTTTCGCTTGTTTGAATACCTGTCGTTTCGAGCAATTGCGAGTATTTTAACGGCTCTATGCTTGTCACTATGGATGGGACCTCGCCTTATTGAGCGTCTGCAACTGCTGCAAATTGGTCAAGTGGTTCGTAATGACGGCCCTGAATCTCACTTTAGTAAGCGTGGTACACCAACCATGGGTGGTGTGATGATCCTTGCTGCGATCATGATTACTGTTCTGCTGTGGGCTGATCTTTCTAACCCTTATGTATGGGCTGTGATGGCAGTATTAGGCGGTTATGGTGCGGTCGGTTTTGTTGATGACTATCGTAAAGTTGTACGCAAGAACACTGATGGCCTGATTGCTCGCTGGAAGTACTTCTGGCAGTCAGCAATTGCGTTGGTTGTGGCATTTGCACTGTATGCGCACGGTCAAGACACAGCAGCGACTCAGCTTGTTGTACCTTTCTTCAAAGATGTGATGCCACAGCTTGGCTTGCTCTACATTGTGTTAACGTACTTTGTTATCGTGGGTACCAGTAATGCGGTTAACCTAACAGATGGCCTAGATGGCTTAGCAATCATGCCAACAGTCATGGTGGCAGCTGGTTTTGCGGTTATTGCATGGGCAACGGGTAACGTTAACTTTGCTGAATATCTGCATATTCCATATATCCCGTTCACCTCTGAACTTGTTGTTGTATGTACAGCGATTGTCGGAGCTGGTCTTGGTTTCCTATGGTTTAACACTTACCCAGCACAAGTATTCATGGGCGATGTAGGCTCTCTAGCACTCGGTGGTGCTCTGGGTACGATCGCGGTATTGGTTCGCCAAGAGCTGGTACTGGTTATCATGGGTGGTGTGTTTGTTATGGAGACGCTATCAGTAATCTTACAGGTAGGCTCTTACAAACTGCGTGGTCAGCGTATTTTCCGCATGGCGCCAATTCACCACCACTACGAGCTTAAAGGTTGGCCAGAGCCGCGCGTTATCGTGCGCTTTTGGATCATCTCAATGGTTCTTGTTTTGATTGGTCTAGCGACACTGAAAGTTCGTTAA
- the murD gene encoding UDP-N-acetylmuramoyl-L-alanine--D-glutamate ligase, with product MEPWQNIQNVVVVGLGITGLSVVKHLAKYQPHCTVRVIDTRDNPPGKESLPDAVALHAGGWQNEWLAQADLVVANPGIALATPEIQTVLARGGAVVGDIELFAWAVEKPVVAITGSNGKSTVTDLTGVLAKAAGLKVGVGGNIGVPALDLLEQDADFYVLELSSFQLETTSSLKLAAAAFLNLSEDHMDRYQGMADYRDAKRRIFKHAQYALVNRDDRETYPHEPQQVVTFGFDNQEFGVDVIDGEEWLIDHGAPIIRSQELTLVGRHNVSNALVSLALLKLANIDYTNSLDALKAYNGLTHRCQVVADKHDVKWVNDSKATNVASTLAALSGLECAGTLYLLVGGVGKGADFSELAPVLNSIARIQLCCFGEDADQFMPLHSSAQKFDTMQQIIETISSQLVAGDMVMLSPACASFDQFSNFMARGDVFTELAQQYA from the coding sequence ATGGAACCTTGGCAAAATATTCAAAATGTAGTGGTTGTAGGGCTCGGTATTACCGGGCTCTCTGTCGTTAAACATCTTGCAAAATATCAGCCTCACTGCACAGTGAGAGTGATCGACACTCGTGATAATCCACCGGGTAAAGAGTCACTGCCGGATGCTGTTGCTCTGCACGCTGGTGGTTGGCAAAACGAGTGGTTAGCGCAAGCTGATCTTGTCGTGGCAAACCCAGGCATTGCATTAGCAACACCTGAGATTCAGACGGTGTTGGCGCGCGGCGGTGCCGTCGTTGGCGATATTGAGCTGTTTGCTTGGGCGGTTGAGAAACCTGTCGTGGCAATCACGGGTTCTAACGGCAAGAGCACTGTGACAGATCTTACGGGTGTCCTTGCCAAAGCTGCTGGTCTTAAGGTGGGCGTTGGTGGCAACATCGGTGTTCCTGCGTTGGATCTACTTGAACAAGATGCTGATTTCTATGTCTTAGAGCTATCGAGCTTCCAATTAGAGACGACATCGAGCCTTAAATTGGCCGCTGCAGCGTTCTTAAACCTATCTGAAGATCATATGGATCGCTATCAAGGCATGGCGGATTATCGCGATGCCAAGCGTCGAATCTTCAAACATGCTCAGTATGCACTCGTAAACCGTGATGATCGAGAAACCTATCCGCATGAACCACAACAAGTCGTGACCTTTGGCTTTGATAACCAAGAGTTCGGTGTTGATGTGATTGATGGTGAGGAGTGGCTCATTGATCATGGTGCGCCAATCATCCGCAGCCAAGAGCTTACTTTGGTTGGTCGCCACAATGTATCGAATGCCTTAGTTTCTTTAGCACTGCTTAAGCTAGCCAACATCGACTACACAAACAGTCTTGATGCGTTGAAAGCATATAATGGCCTGACGCATCGTTGCCAAGTCGTCGCAGATAAGCACGACGTGAAGTGGGTGAACGATTCTAAAGCAACCAACGTTGCCAGTACTTTAGCGGCTTTGTCTGGCCTAGAGTGTGCAGGAACTCTTTATCTACTTGTTGGTGGTGTTGGTAAAGGGGCTGACTTTAGTGAGCTGGCTCCTGTACTTAACAGTATTGCTCGCATCCAATTGTGCTGTTTTGGCGAAGATGCAGATCAGTTTATGCCGCTTCATTCATCGGCACAAAAGTTTGACACTATGCAGCAGATTATCGAAACCATCTCATCACAACTGGTGGCTGGGGATATGGTGATGCTGTCTCCTGCGTGTGCAAGCTTCGATCAGTTTAGTAATTTCATGGCAAGGGGTGATGTATTTACCGAACTTGCTCAACAGTACGCTTAA
- the ftsW gene encoding cell division protein FtsW produces MRQLNHSIWQWLNRSTPEALYDRQLVWIALGLMLTGLVMVTSASFPISARLTDQPFHFMFRHAVFLLLALGVSSVILQIPMKRWFQYSMYLLGLSFFLLIVVLAVGKSVNGASRWIPLGLFNLQPAEVAKLSLFIFMAGYLVRKQDEVRKTFFGGFAKPIMVFGAFAVLLLGQPDLGTVVVMLVTLFGMLFIAGAKLSQFIALMVAGIAAVVGLIVIEPYRVRRVTSFWEPWNDPFGSGYQLTQSLMAFGRGDWMGQGLGNSIQKLEYLPEAHTDFVFAVLAEELGFVGVTLVLMLIFSLVLKAIFIGKKAFENDQVFSGYLAFGIGIWFAFQTLVNVGAASGIVPTKGLTLPLISYGGSSLIIMSVAVSMLLRIDHECRLIEQQDAEHQNELNE; encoded by the coding sequence GTGAGACAGCTCAACCACTCAATTTGGCAATGGCTTAACCGCTCGACGCCAGAGGCGCTTTACGATCGTCAATTGGTTTGGATCGCGCTGGGTCTTATGCTTACTGGGTTGGTGATGGTAACGTCCGCTTCGTTCCCAATCAGCGCCCGCTTAACCGATCAGCCTTTTCACTTCATGTTCCGTCACGCGGTGTTCTTGTTGCTCGCATTGGGTGTATCCAGCGTGATATTGCAAATCCCGATGAAGCGTTGGTTTCAATACAGTATGTACTTACTGGGCTTATCCTTTTTCTTACTCATAGTTGTGCTGGCTGTGGGTAAGTCGGTTAACGGTGCATCCCGCTGGATCCCTTTGGGGCTGTTTAATCTCCAGCCTGCCGAGGTGGCTAAGCTATCGCTGTTTATCTTTATGGCTGGCTACTTGGTTCGTAAACAAGATGAAGTGAGAAAAACCTTCTTCGGTGGTTTTGCAAAACCCATTATGGTGTTTGGCGCTTTCGCTGTTTTATTACTTGGTCAACCCGATCTCGGTACCGTCGTTGTAATGTTGGTCACCCTGTTCGGCATGCTGTTTATTGCCGGTGCCAAGCTGTCACAGTTTATTGCCTTGATGGTCGCGGGTATTGCCGCTGTCGTCGGTTTGATTGTGATAGAGCCTTATCGTGTCAGGCGTGTCACCTCATTCTGGGAACCGTGGAATGACCCGTTCGGTAGTGGTTACCAGTTAACGCAATCTCTCATGGCATTTGGCCGTGGTGATTGGATGGGGCAAGGTTTAGGTAACTCGATTCAGAAACTAGAATACCTGCCAGAGGCTCACACCGACTTTGTATTTGCTGTACTGGCAGAAGAGCTCGGCTTTGTAGGCGTGACCTTAGTATTGATGTTGATCTTCAGTCTGGTTCTCAAAGCCATTTTTATTGGCAAGAAAGCCTTTGAAAACGATCAGGTGTTTAGCGGATATCTCGCTTTTGGTATCGGTATCTGGTTTGCATTCCAAACTCTGGTTAACGTTGGTGCTGCATCGGGTATCGTGCCGACTAAAGGTCTGACGCTGCCACTGATCAGTTACGGTGGCTCCAGTTTGATCATCATGTCAGTCGCTGTATCTATGTTGCTGCGTATTGACCATGAATGTCGCCTAATAGAACAACAAGATGCTGAGCATCAAAACGAATTGAATGAATAG
- the murG gene encoding undecaprenyldiphospho-muramoylpentapeptide beta-N-acetylglucosaminyltransferase, producing MKKNKRLLVMAGGTGGHVFPGLAVAKKLQQQGWEIRWLGTADRMEADLVPKHGIEIDFIKVKGLRGQGIAKLIKAPFQIINAILQAKQHIKAWQPDVVLGMGGYVSGPGGIAAWLSGIPVVLHEQNAVAGLTNQWLSKIAKKVFQAFPGAFPTADVVGNPVREDVVALPEPSERMAERKGDIRILVMGGSQGAKILNDTLPIAMGQLGEGFTVMHQAGKNNQQQVIEQYNSHSVSNVQVTEFIDDVAQAYAWADLLVCRSGALTVSEVSAAGVGSIFVPFMHKDRQQALNADHLVDCGAALMIEQPELTAEKLANTIAQLDRNELKTMATKARQAAKLDADVTVAKAIQALAK from the coding sequence ATGAAAAAGAACAAAAGATTATTGGTGATGGCTGGTGGTACCGGCGGTCACGTCTTCCCTGGTTTGGCGGTGGCGAAAAAGCTGCAACAACAAGGGTGGGAAATTCGCTGGTTAGGTACAGCTGATCGTATGGAAGCGGATCTGGTACCGAAGCACGGTATTGAGATTGATTTCATTAAGGTGAAAGGGCTGCGCGGGCAAGGTATTGCTAAGTTAATTAAAGCGCCTTTCCAAATTATTAATGCCATACTTCAAGCAAAGCAACACATTAAGGCATGGCAGCCTGATGTGGTGCTGGGTATGGGCGGCTACGTGAGTGGCCCGGGTGGCATCGCGGCTTGGTTATCAGGCATTCCTGTGGTGCTGCATGAGCAGAATGCAGTAGCGGGTTTGACTAACCAATGGCTGTCTAAGATCGCGAAAAAGGTATTTCAAGCATTTCCGGGAGCATTCCCGACAGCAGATGTGGTTGGCAACCCAGTACGTGAAGATGTCGTTGCTCTGCCAGAGCCAAGTGAGCGTATGGCGGAACGCAAAGGCGATATTCGTATCCTTGTGATGGGTGGTAGCCAAGGTGCTAAGATCCTCAACGATACACTGCCTATAGCAATGGGTCAGCTTGGTGAAGGCTTCACCGTGATGCACCAAGCAGGCAAGAACAATCAGCAGCAAGTTATTGAACAGTATAACTCTCATTCTGTGAGCAATGTTCAAGTGACTGAATTTATTGATGATGTAGCGCAAGCTTACGCATGGGCAGATCTATTAGTGTGTCGTTCAGGTGCGCTAACAGTGTCAGAAGTCTCTGCGGCAGGTGTGGGCTCGATCTTCGTGCCTTTCATGCATAAAGATCGCCAGCAGGCTCTGAATGCCGATCACTTGGTTGATTGCGGCGCTGCGTTGATGATTGAACAGCCAGAGTTGACGGCAGAAAAGTTGGCAAACACCATTGCTCAGCTAGATAGAAATGAATTAAAAACGATGGCAACAAAGGCACGCCAAGCAGCAAAGCTGGACGCTGATGTGACCGTCGCTAAAGCCATTCAAGCTTTAGCAAAATAA